The Ficedula albicollis isolate OC2 chromosome 9, FicAlb1.5, whole genome shotgun sequence DNA window TCCATTCGGAGTCCATCATACATGGCTTGTTTCATCCCCCTCAAATTAGTGCCTACAGAGTTGAGAGAAAACAATCAACTCAACCATGCTCCAAATTCTTTGGGAAAGAGATCCCCACTATTCCTCAGCCAGCTGCAAACCCCCCACTCTAGAGAGCCAGAGATCACCACAGTGTACCTGCCACACTGCTGGTGGGAGAGCACCTTTAGCTGAGGTGCAGCACACACCTTAGGGAGGTTTCTCTAGGCACACAGCAGTATTTGACACACCCTGTCTTAGATAACACGTGCAGCTCCACAGTAGAACAGGCCATGTCCCTTGAAGCAGTCTTTGGTGACAGCAATGCTGGCAAAGGAATTGTAATTTGTCACTCTCTGTGTTGATACAGAGGCAAAActgggcagcagagagcagcccaACATTTGGTATGAGCACAGCAGAGTCTGAACACACTGCTGAACAGCACGGGCTGCaagggttacctgggacaggctCACGTGAGTTTTCAAACAATTTCTTTCTTGGGATGACTCATGAATTTTACAATTCAATGAGAAAACAGACAAGTAAGCATTTTTGAAGTTTATATAATGTCCAGTTTTGGTTTTGAGTATAGAGTTCAGCTATATTAAAGCTGAACCTGATTAACACCTTCTATTTCCTAAGTAAAGCGTTTGTATcatgaggaagaagaagaattGTCCCAGTATCTCCAGAGACAGACACACATTATCTTCCTCACCTTATCCACGTGAAGATCAGTTAGATGGCTTAAAGCATAAGCTGCCCCACACTTTGACAGACATAGATCCAAGTCTCTAAACTCCTACTTTCACTAGGTCACCCCTACTTCCACTGTATCTTTAAAATTAGAAAGATGGATCTGGATCTTTAAAGCCTCCAATCCCCAAGTGCTTGTTGAGTAAGAACTACACAGGTACACATTTCCCAGAAAATTCCACTTGTAAAGAATTTGGCAAGAATCTTACAAATAGAACCCAGCTGGATGCCCAGTGCCACTAGTGAACTTTGCCCAAAGTGAATTAATTTGCCAGCAAGGTTTTCAATAAGAAGTGGATGAAAATCTCTTGATTTTTTAGTGCTTAAGCAAACTGTCCTCACTTGCAGTCCTGCATTTCAACTCTACAAAATACAACCATAACCTAACATTCAGcgttttgttatttttctcctgtacAAGAAGGCCACCGCACAAAACGtatcacaaaaacaaaagctaGATGTTGGTTGGAGCTTTTTAGGGGTCTCTCTTTGGGGATGGTGTGGTGGTTTTCTTGGCAAGGGggaagaaatttgttttcttaaacaaaagGATACCAAGGACACCACTTCCAGCAATACCTCCTTACTCATCCTCTCCAATACCATGGAACATCAGGACATAGAGCAAGAGCATTAATGGATAAGAATCCTGCTAAGAAAAAACCTGGGCAAGATTCCCTATGTACCCATTGCAGGTAGATACTGGGGAGAAGCATCTTCAAAGAAGCCAAACATATCTCGGACACCAGAATGGGGCAAAGGTCCATCCCCACAAACACACACCTTCCCcatcacttgttacctgggtCTCGCTGGCAGTCTCCAGCCTTGCCCTGGCTCACAGCATGAGGGGAGGGGGAGTGtctcctgtgtcctgccctTTTGTAGGCTCTTGCCTCACCCCTCCTATGGTCATCTCTAGATCCAGCATCATAGAGCTTCTCATCATGTGCCATCCTGTGTGACGAGTGGTCCTGATGGTGAGATCTGTGTTTCTCAGGGTGCTGTCTGCCACCCCGATGCCAGGCCTTCTGCTCCACCTCCAGCTCCATCTCAAGGAGAGGAAGGTGCTTTTCTCTGTCTTGCCTTGGTggctttctgctgtgctgtgcttcctCTGTGAGTCCATGCTCTGACTCCAGGTCCAGACTGAGAGgtctcctctccttctccctgccagctgttctcctctcctgcagctcccagctgttgCTGTGATTGTAGGCAGGGTGCTCAGTCTCTCTTTCCAGGTCAAGGCTGGGATGTCTCCTGGACCTTCCCTGGCTGGCtgccttctgctcctgctgatggCCCCTGCTGGCGTCTCTCAGCTGAGGAGACCCTCGCTGGCGCTCTGAGGTGGGGTGCCCGTGTTTGGGGGCACCACCAGGCAAAGGTGAGGGGGGTCCTCggtgctctctgtgctggtgcctgcaCCTGCCATGACTGTGTGCTCTGGGAGCTTCAGAAATCTGCtctctggggtcaccccagggcCGCTCTGAGCAATGGGGGGACAAACAAGGAGGGGGTTAGTGGTGCAAGGGTTAATGGGGGTTTGAGGCCAGACTCGAAGCAGAGAGATGAAGGAGTTTGATACGAGGTGCTGAAAATGCAGACAAAGCATGATGAAAGAAAGAGTAACAAGGCTTGCAGGATACAAGAGGGGACACAGTAAAATGACAGCCTGGCtagcagggcagcacaggaagCAACAAGGTTGGAACAGAAAGCAGAGGTCCAACCCCAAAGTGTCTGAGCACTTCGTAGACAAGGACAAGTCAATATGGAGACAAATGACTTTTAATGATGCTGCTTGGGCTGAAAAACAGCCAAGGGAGCAGCTCATCTCCTGATGACACATCACTGCTGCAGGATCCTGAAATCACCTGGAAAGGTTTGCAAAGAAGGGCACAAGAGGCAGGAAAGGTTGGGAGACATAGGTTGGGGCATAAGGCCAGGAAGGGCCAAGCAGAGTGGCCAGGCTGGACCCTGGATTATAAGCACAGGTGCCTTGCCCTGGCTTCagtttttcatcagaaaaaacaaacagtctCACCTAACCGGAGGAAGGATCCCCtcataaagcagaaaagaaatacacaggtaggatagaattaattttttctttaaaagcaagaaCAGGATAGCTGCAGCATCCAAACATCCTCCACCACAGACTGTCACATATCTTTTGCAGACTCAAAGGTTTCAGGGCCTGCACTTATTCattgtttaaaaagaagttttagCTCTGAATGCAAAGACTGTTATGGATAGAAATTTTAGGGGAGAATAAGACTTCACAAAACTCAGGCTCCTGACCTCTGCATTGTAGCTAGAAAAGCTGCTTACTTGGCATTTTGGTGGGGttgtttcctctgtgctttccagaaagcaagcagaaattttctctgcttttagtTTCAGTAATTAACCTGAAACAGCTACAAGGATGCAGCAATCTGCCTGCATACAATCTACTAATTGATTCAGTTTTTCAACTAACCTATTTGCTAAGAAAAATCATTGCACTCACTGAACTACCATTTCTCTACAgcagcttttgaaaacaaacaaaaaaaaaagcaagccttGAAGCAGAGATTGATTTGAAGCAGAACTCCCCACAAAAAcaaccctgcagcagcagactTTCCTCAACTGTCCAGAGTTTGCTTCATAGtatctcaaaatatttaaaata harbors:
- the CCDC50 gene encoding coiled-coil domain-containing protein 50 isoform X2 — translated: MSPCPPDCHSSLMLFCVFLFFLMLIFFTFFPCSVCRDFAILEDHTLAHNLQEQEIEHHLATNVQRNRLVQHDLQMAKQLQEEEDKKARAQIQKHQKDLERQDCEIAQEIQVRLAFEAEERRRQEEKDEDIARLLQQKELQEEKKRKKHYPESQGHTGYEESYYAENGERPWGDPREQISEAPRAHSHGRCRHQHREHRGPPSPLPGGAPKHGHPTSERQRGSPQLRDASRGHQQEQKAASQGRSRRHPSLDLERETEHPAYNHSNSWELQERRTAGREKERRPLSLDLESEHGLTEEAQHSRKPPRQDREKHLPLLEMELEVEQKAWHRGGRQHPEKHRSHHQDHSSHRMAHDEKLYDAGSRDDHRRGEARAYKRAGHRRHSPSPHAVSQGKAGDCQRDPGTNLRGMKQAMYDGLRMEQELSDAEIARKLQEEELLANEADQKAAQVAQDEEIARLLMAEEKKALRKGKEKEKSSFEKRRHDQDWKVCQASGGTTDKVL